AGATCTTGCCCGTCGGGTTGGCGACCTGGAGCTTGCGGTCGAAATCCACGTCGATCGTGTCCGGGGCGTTCGGGTTGTACTTCAAGGCCCGGTCCGCCGCGATCACGTTGAAGGTCTTGACCGGCGCATCCGCCGGGCAGACCGACTTCGCCGAGGCCGGGATCTCATCCCGTCCCGGGAGTTTCTGCAGATCCGGCACCTCTTTATCCAAGACCCGGATGATCCCCCAGCTCCCCTCCGATAGATGGGAGGCCCGGCCGTTATAATGGAGGTAATCCCCGGCCATCTGTTGCGGCCCGCCGGCCCTGGTGACCAGGTCGTAGCGCTCGGCGATCCCGACGTGGTGCGCGTTCCTGAAGTCGGAATGTTCCGCGTAACGCTCCGTCCGGAAGGCATGGCCGGCGATGTGCCAGGTGTGCGTCTCATTCATTAAGGTGTGCAACAGACGAAAGACAATGGTATCACCGAGATACGCCCTAAGCAGAGGGGTGCTCGGATCCTGATAGACCCTGCTTGAGAATACCATCGACGGCTCCGGCTTGAAATTCAGCCGTCTCGAGATCGACTCGGCACGGAAGTTCAATCCGCCTCCGGTGGTATGGGTCCCGCCGTTGAGCATCGGGATAGCCACTTTGTCCAGATCATACGGCATCTTGAACGAGAGGGTCTGTCCGGCATCGATCGATGCCTGAACCGTCTGACCCGGCGGATTTCCCGCCGTCACGACCTGTGCGGTCGTCGGCACCGTGTCATGCGGCATCACCACCATCTCCCGGAAGCTGCCGTTCACCCCGTATCCGATCGGCTCGGTCGAGTGGATGTCCGCGATCGGGCCGCTTCGGATTTCCTTTCCGGTTTTCGGGTCGTGGTATGTCGAACCGGCCGGCTCCACGATCATCGCCCCCACGCCGCCGTGCGGCCAAGTTGTCGCGCCAAAGGCATGGTCATGCCAGAAGACCGTGCCGACATCGGAGTCCACCCACATCCGGTACCGGACATACTCCACCGAGGCGATCTCGTTCTTCTTGTGATCGAATCGCAACGGTTCGGTAAAGGTCACGGTGTCCCCTTTGATTTCCTTGATCCACAGGACCTCCGAGGTCTTCACCTGCTGCATGCCGATCATCAGGTCGGTGCCCACATGGAAGGGCGTGGCCCCCTCCACCATCTTGATCTTGATGGCGGTCGCCCCGGCCTTGACATCCTCGGTCAGGGTGGCATTCATCGGCGGCGGAAGTCCCTTCTGGACCTTTTTCTCCAATTCGGTGAAGGGCCGGACCGACTGCTCGTAGGAGAAGCCGGTGATCACGCCGTCGGAGGCCTGGTTGTCGAACTGGATAAAGTGGGGATGGATATTGATCTTCGACATCTGGAAGTTCGTCGTGTCGTTGTCATCCCACTCGCTTTTCAAGATCACGTCGACGCAATCGTAGACGCTCGACCGATAAACCAGGGGAATCGTCTTGTCCCCCCCGGGGTTGGCCTTAACCTCGGCCTCCTCCTCCTGAAGAACAAAGAGGGTCCCGTGGGGATCGATGACCGGCTTCTCCTTTCCGAGCGCCTTAGTCAGCTGTATTGGCGTTTGGATGAAATGGATCGTGTATTGCTTTCTCCCCGCGTTGGAAGGACAGAGACTCCACCGACCCTGTTCTCCCGGCTTGGCGGGCTGGTTCGTTTCCTGGCCGATAGCCCCCTTGCTTCCCGGATCGGTCGGCAAGGCTCCGTTGTCCTTGTCCATATGGATCGGCTCCAACCACGGCGCGGGGCCGTGATGGCGGGCGAAGGGAACCCGCTTCCCGAAGTGCGGCTTGAAATGCGGCCAGGCCAATTTTCCCGTCTTCTCATCAAACAGCAAGGGCGGCCGCTTCCCCGGTATCGGCGATTTGTACTTCGGCCAAGGGAAGGTGCCTGTCACTTCCGGCTCGCCCATCGCCTTGTTCCCGTCCCAGGTCCAGTCCCACACCGTCGCGTCGTAGGCCACGATCTGGCCCTTCTCGTCCGAGGTATGGCCCGGCTGACCCGCCGGAGGCAACATCATCTTCACCCAGTCCTTGATGGAGATTTCCGGAATCGGCTTCGACCAATCCGACTTGCTCGCCGTAATGTGCCACTTCTTGTCGTACCAGTCCATCGTCTTATTGATCAGTTTGTCCGATGTTACGGCCGGCTTCATCCGCCCTTTCCGGTCGGGTAGCTCCTGCAAGGGCGGCATGATGTCGGTACTGCCGAAGGGATAGTTCCCGGTCTGCAGCGTGTTGTAGACCCGCCAGTAACCCCACATCCCGGCGACGTAATGGTGCGCCACGTGGCAGTGGAACAGGAAATCGCCCGCCAGTTGCTGGCAAAGGCCGGAACCGCACTCCGTCTGGAGGTCGAGAACTTCGGAAGGACCGATCACCTGGACATCCACGCGGTCGGAGGTGGTCCGGACCTCCGGGAACTTCACCGGGCCGTTCGCGGCCGCATTCATGATGAAGTCGGCCTTCCCGTCCGCTTTGGGCTGGCGGAGCCAGCGGATCGTTCCTCCGTGCGGATGGTGGGAATGAAACACCTCGCCGCCCCCGTGCACCAACCGGAATTTGGCCGGATCGCCCATGTAAGACCGCGGAATGGTCGTCGGAACGTCCCCAAAGGTGTAGGAGCTGTAGCCCAACGATTCATCCTCGATATGGAAATATTTCTCCTGTTGCGCGAGGTTGTTGATCCCGAACGGCTCGCTGCGGTAATTGATCGCCCGCGCCGAGGGACGGTAGGCGTCGGTATTGGGGTCCCGCTGGGGAATCATCTCCCCGTTCCGGTTCAAGGGCCGGAAGGACTCGTCCCCGATCTCATGATAGATGATGACGAACTCCCGGAAGTCGGGCGCGTTGGGCTGGTCGATCATGACTTCCCAACCGCTTTTTGTTTCCTTTCCGGTGATCGGGTCCAGGTAGCGCGACCCCATCGGCTCGACGATGAAGGTCCCGATCATTCCGAGGCTCGCCTGCTCGCGGCCGACGTGGCTGTGAAAGGTGTGCCCTCCCTCCTGCTCATCGGGTTGAATATACCATTCAAACACCTGGCTCTTTCCCGGTTTGACCAGCGAATCGGGATTGGCCATCGTGGCTGCCTGGCCGGTGGATTTGACGATCATGCTGGAACCGTGGATATGGATGCTGACATCATCGTCCTTCATTTGATTGCGGAGGGTGAGGATCACGCAGTCTCCCTGGTTCGCGCGGATATTGAGCGGCTGGATCATGTCGGTCTGAAGGCCGGTCGTGACCGCGCCGGGGTCATATCCCGGTTTTTTTCGAGCCTCCGTGTTGGCCTTCTCCTCGGCCCGAACTTTTTCGAGATTCCCGGTCAGAACATACATGTACCCGGGAAAATAGTCCAACCACTGATTGATCGTGATCTCGACATTGATCGCGGAAACGTCAAACTCTTTAACGGGGGCGTTCGCCGGGCAATGGCCCCCAGACGTAACGCTTTCGCTGGCCGGGGCCGGGCCGAGGAAATAGCTCCGATCCATTTGTTGCATCGTGGCCATATCGGAGAAAGGCCCCGAACCGCCCGGGTGCCCCGAATGATCATTCGGCTCCATGGAAGCCATTCCGGGCATCGACCCCGCGCCGCGGGTCTCCGAGGCCTGCTCGGGGCCCCCCTTGGCGATCTCCTCCATCAGCTTCTGCATCGCCGCGTTCACCTGGTCTTCGTGACCGGTATGTCCCTCCGCGGCGTCCTCCCGGGCGATCTGGTCTTTAAACTTAGCCTGCCATCCGGGTGTCGTTCCGCTCTGCGAATCCGGCGCACCCGGCTGCGTGTATCCGGTCTCTGCGCTGAGGGCAACGCTTTTGATAGAGAACGTCAGCAATAGAGCCAACAGTCCCCTAAAAAGAATTCTTCGATTTTTCATGGCGCTTTCTCCCGTGTTTTTTCCCAAGGATTGTTATTCTTAAATGGAGGGTGTTTGAACCCGTTCTTTCAGATTTGATCGTTCTCTGCGGAGTATATTCATGGAAAACCTTGCGGCGATAATACCCCCTTACATGCCCGCATTCCAACGCATGAAGTCTAACCCTTAAGTATTAATCCAACCGTGCAGGGCTCCTATTTACACCCAAAGAACAAACTTGTCAAGGCTAAATTTCGGAGCGGCTTCAATCAAGGATTAGGGAGAACCCACCCTGACCGTGACACGGCTAGATTTTACCTCTGGGAGATCTACCGACATGATGTAAGAATCCGACGCCACATCAACGGTTTGGCGCGGTTCAATATATTTGTTGGCGACGTTTCGGGCCAGGGGAACCCCGCCGCCGTCCAGCAGATCATAATAGACATAGACCCTTTTACGGACCTCCGAATTGTTCCGAACCGTCGCCTTCCAGACAAACTTGGTTTTGCCGATCCGCTCCCAAACCGTGCTCGGATGCCATTCATGTTTCAACACCTGGATGGCGGATGCGTCGTGATCAAACGCAAACGGTGGGCTTCCTTCCCCGAGGGCCATCCCCGCCGATAGAAGAATGAAAAGAATCCAGGCGACCCGTTCACGCATTTGCTTACGGCTTTCCTTCGATCTTTTCGTTCCCCATTCCAAAGGGCAGTTTCTTTTCTTTCGGGGTGGACAGTTGCCTATAGAGCGTCTGAAACTGTTCCGTCGAAAGGGCCGGGTCGGTCAACCGCGTCAGATCCTCCGGCCCGATCGGGATCCAGGCCAGCTCGGCGACATCGGTCGTACCGATCATGATCCAATGGTGGGGAAGGATGTCCTGGCGGATCACCCGGTCCAGTTTTCCGTTATATTTAATGGCCTCGCGGATCGCCGTCCGGGCTTGTCCGGCCGTGACGCATTTGCCAATCCCGATATTGGCGGGAGGATCCAGAAACGGGAAAAACTTAAGCCGGACCTTCATTCCGCTCGTGTCCGAGCCGAGGGCCTGCTTGATCTCGGCGGCCCGGTCCTTCCATTTATGGGCCAGAACGATCTCGATTGTCGTCGCTTGTCCCCGGTTCTCCTGTGCATTGCAATCGTAGACTATTTCGGCCCCAAGGGCATCCGCCCGAATCGATAACGGGACAACGAGAGACAGGACGCACGGGAGGATGGCCCGGAATAGGACCTTTTTCTTTGGAATAGCCGCCGTCATTTCGGCGACGCTTTGGGTTGATCTTTGGACTTCAATTGATCGAGATACCTCCGGGCCTGTTCGTTTTTCGGATCAAGCTCCAGGACGCGTTGGAAGGCCTGGACGGCCAAGTCCTTCAACTGTTCCTTATCGTCCGAATCCTTCAAGGACTCCCCCAGCATGATCTGGGACTCGCCGAGGGCCATGAAGACGGCCGGGGACTCCTGCCGGACCAGAGACAGCATCGAATACTCCCGCACTGCATCGGCATACTGTTTGCGTTGATAATAGGTCCGGGCCAGTTGCTCGCGGGCGTCGGATTCGTTCGGATCGTCCTCCAGGATCGCCTGCCACTGTTTCATGGCCTTGGTAATCTCGCCTTTTTTTTCATAAACGATGCTGATGTTGTAGCGCACCTCGGTGAGCGAGGGATCGATTCGAAGGGCTTCTTCATACTCCTTCTCGGCACTCGCATAATCTTTCTTCTTCAGGTACAGGTTCCCGAGGCCGGCATGGACCACGGCCACCTTCGGCGACAATCGATTGGCCTCCCGGTAGGTCTTCAATGCCTCCTCGTCCTTCCCCTGCCGGTAATAAACATGCCCGAGAGAGATCCAGGCATGTTCGTCCTTGGGCGCCAGCCGGGTGGCCCGCTGGAACTCCCGGGCGGCGTCATCGAAGGATTGGCTTTGGAGGTAAAGCCGTCCCAGCCAGTAATGCATGGCGGGACTGTCGGGAAATTCGCGGGTCAATCCCTTGTAAACCTCGATCGCCTTCAGACCCTGCCGCGTCGCAAGATAGGTCGTGAAGAGGGCCTGGTGATAGCGGGAATTCTCCGGACTCAGCCGAACGGCCTTCGTCAATTTGTCGATCGCTTCATCGAAGCGTCGTTGGTTGTTGAGATCCACCCCCTCGTCGAAGTAGGCCTTGCCCGGGTCCTCGGGTGTCGCCGCCCGGACCGCCGTGGAATATAAAAGGAGGGCCAACGCCAGAAGGCCGATTCCCGGCCCTATCATCCCCAACTTCATCGCTTACACTCCGTGATGACCAAAAACCGGATTTTACACCGGAGCCGACAAAAAGACAACCGGCGGGCCCCTGCAAGATTTCCTCACCTATAAACGACAGATCTTTTGCCGCCGATCGCCATTTGTTATAAAATAGGGCCCGTATGATAAACGGTCGATTCATAATTTCAATATCAGGACTGGCCGTGATGCTCCTGGCTCCATGGGCGTTCGGCCCGGCCGCCCGGGCCGATCAAAATAGCGGGACGCTTAAAGGAGAAGTCCTGATCAATGCGGCGCCGGCCGCGGGCGCCGTGGTTTATCTTCAACCCCAGGGAAATCGGCCGTCCGAACCGGCCCCGCGAGAAGTGACGATTATCCAGGAACAGTTGCGCTTCAAACCCTCCTTCAGCGTCGTCCCGGCGGGGACCACCGTCCGGTTCGAAAATCGCGACGATGAAATTCATAACATCTATTCCAAATCGGGGGCCAACCGCTTTGACACCGGAGCCCATCTGCCCGGCACGGCGAAAAAAGTGACTTTAAAGGAACCGGGCGCCGTCCCGTTGCGATGTCGGACGCACCAAAACATGCGCGGGCTTATCTTCGTGTCCCCGTCGCCCTACTTTTCCGTCACCGATGACCGCGGGGAATTTGAGATCCGGAACGTCCCGGTCGGGTCCTACCGAATCGAAGCCTGGCATCCCCGACTGACCGCGGAGGAGAGCGCACGGGGCGCGCAGGTCTTGAAGGTGGACGCCGGTCCGAAGGTCCTGCAGCTGCGGTTCGACGCGAAGGCCCCCAGCGGGACCGACCTGACGGAAACCGCCGGGCAGGACTGGACCTCGGTCGTGGAGCAGATTCATGCGGAGTTGGAGCGGGCGATCAGTCTGTGGAAAAAGGGGAACCGTACCGCTGCGACCTCGACGGTGATGAGTGCCATGTCGAAACTCTACGGGGAATCCGGACTGCGGGAAAAGATCGCTCAAACGATCGGACCGGATCGGGCCCTGGAACAGGAGCGGCGTCTCGACTCGATCCGAAAACAGGTCCAGGGAGTCGGCGGAACGGAACCCGTGACCGAAGAGGCTCTTCAGCGGGAGTCCGGTCTATTAATCGACGGATTGACGGAGGATGTCAAAAAAATCACGGCACCTTGAACTCTATTCAAACCCGATGACCTTTATCACTGCCCGATTCGGAACTTTTCCTGCGTTTCATAATGCGGCCGCTTCACCGTGCTTGAATCAAACTCGAAATCGAGCGAGGCGCCTCTATTGGGAGAAACCGTGATTTCCCGCTCAATCGGCTTGAAATGAGGACGCCAGGCGACTACTTTATAAGTTCCCGGCGGCAATTGGTCGATCGTGAATTTTCCGTCGCCGTCCGTGAGGGCGTAGTAAGGATTGTCCACGGCATAACCCCAGGTCTGCATGAACTCGTGCATCCCGCAGATCATCTGGTATATTTTCTTATGCTTCTCAAACTTGATGGGAAAGGTTCCGGTGGAGTTCGGAGGGTTTGGAACCGTTAGAAGCAAATTCCCCTTTTCGCTCTGATAAAGCTGCGCGTTGTGGATGATCGGGTCTTCGTTTTTCATCACAAAGCTTCCGTTGTGTTGCACGATGCTGACGAAGGGCAAGAACTCGCAATCCCTCGCCACGAGGTTGGCCACAATGGGCTTGAACGGCTTTCCCCGCTTTACCTCCTCCACGGCCACCACGACGTCCTTCATTCCGCCGTCGGCCGCAACATTGAACTCGCTGATCCGGACGTTGCCCTGGCCGTCCGAGATGGCCTTGTTCTTGTTGCAATAAGGACCGAAGGGATAAAGGGCGAGGGGGAAGATGCGGGGTTCCGGAACGGCGCCCTTCAATGTGACCTTCCCGGAGAGGGTTCCTCCATTGGTCACAACGGCCTCATCATAGGCCGCGGCAACGGAACTTCCAAAAATTCCCAGGGCGGCCGTGCCGATAAGTCCCGCACCCAGGACGAATATATATTTCATCGCCTGACTCTTCATAACCATCACTCCTCGCTGAAAAAGAAGGTGGCCTTCGTGTCCTGAATCTCCATCAAACGAACCACCTTCTCTAAAGATGCGCGTATGACCAGTACCTCCCGCCGTGAAAGGCTTTCCAACCCGTGAAGCAATTTCCCCTGCGCGGCGTCCGGACTTTTCTGCA
This DNA window, taken from Nitrospiria bacterium, encodes the following:
- a CDS encoding multicopper oxidase domain-containing protein — encoded protein: MKNRRILFRGLLALLLTFSIKSVALSAETGYTQPGAPDSQSGTTPGWQAKFKDQIAREDAAEGHTGHEDQVNAAMQKLMEEIAKGGPEQASETRGAGSMPGMASMEPNDHSGHPGGSGPFSDMATMQQMDRSYFLGPAPASESVTSGGHCPANAPVKEFDVSAINVEITINQWLDYFPGYMYVLTGNLEKVRAEEKANTEARKKPGYDPGAVTTGLQTDMIQPLNIRANQGDCVILTLRNQMKDDDVSIHIHGSSMIVKSTGQAATMANPDSLVKPGKSQVFEWYIQPDEQEGGHTFHSHVGREQASLGMIGTFIVEPMGSRYLDPITGKETKSGWEVMIDQPNAPDFREFVIIYHEIGDESFRPLNRNGEMIPQRDPNTDAYRPSARAINYRSEPFGINNLAQQEKYFHIEDESLGYSSYTFGDVPTTIPRSYMGDPAKFRLVHGGGEVFHSHHPHGGTIRWLRQPKADGKADFIMNAAANGPVKFPEVRTTSDRVDVQVIGPSEVLDLQTECGSGLCQQLAGDFLFHCHVAHHYVAGMWGYWRVYNTLQTGNYPFGSTDIMPPLQELPDRKGRMKPAVTSDKLINKTMDWYDKKWHITASKSDWSKPIPEISIKDWVKMMLPPAGQPGHTSDEKGQIVAYDATVWDWTWDGNKAMGEPEVTGTFPWPKYKSPIPGKRPPLLFDEKTGKLAWPHFKPHFGKRVPFARHHGPAPWLEPIHMDKDNGALPTDPGSKGAIGQETNQPAKPGEQGRWSLCPSNAGRKQYTIHFIQTPIQLTKALGKEKPVIDPHGTLFVLQEEEAEVKANPGGDKTIPLVYRSSVYDCVDVILKSEWDDNDTTNFQMSKINIHPHFIQFDNQASDGVITGFSYEQSVRPFTELEKKVQKGLPPPMNATLTEDVKAGATAIKIKMVEGATPFHVGTDLMIGMQQVKTSEVLWIKEIKGDTVTFTEPLRFDHKKNEIASVEYVRYRMWVDSDVGTVFWHDHAFGATTWPHGGVGAMIVEPAGSTYHDPKTGKEIRSGPIADIHSTEPIGYGVNGSFREMVVMPHDTVPTTAQVVTAGNPPGQTVQASIDAGQTLSFKMPYDLDKVAIPMLNGGTHTTGGGLNFRAESISRRLNFKPEPSMVFSSRVYQDPSTPLLRAYLGDTIVFRLLHTLMNETHTWHIAGHAFRTERYAEHSDFRNAHHVGIAERYDLVTRAGGPQQMAGDYLHYNGRASHLSEGSWGIIRVLDKEVPDLQKLPGRDEIPASAKSVCPADAPVKTFNVIAADRALKYNPNAPDTIDVDFDRKLQVANPTGKI
- a CDS encoding carboxypeptidase-like regulatory domain-containing protein, whose product is MKSQAMKYIFVLGAGLIGTAALGIFGSSVAAAYDEAVVTNGGTLSGKVTLKGAVPEPRIFPLALYPFGPYCNKNKAISDGQGNVRISEFNVAADGGMKDVVVAVEEVKRGKPFKPIVANLVARDCEFLPFVSIVQHNGSFVMKNEDPIIHNAQLYQSEKGNLLLTVPNPPNSTGTFPIKFEKHKKIYQMICGMHEFMQTWGYAVDNPYYALTDGDGKFTIDQLPPGTYKVVAWRPHFKPIEREITVSPNRGASLDFEFDSSTVKRPHYETQEKFRIGQ
- a CDS encoding tetratricopeptide repeat protein, producing the protein MKLGMIGPGIGLLALALLLYSTAVRAATPEDPGKAYFDEGVDLNNQRRFDEAIDKLTKAVRLSPENSRYHQALFTTYLATRQGLKAIEVYKGLTREFPDSPAMHYWLGRLYLQSQSFDDAAREFQRATRLAPKDEHAWISLGHVYYRQGKDEEALKTYREANRLSPKVAVVHAGLGNLYLKKKDYASAEKEYEEALRIDPSLTEVRYNISIVYEKKGEITKAMKQWQAILEDDPNESDAREQLARTYYQRKQYADAVREYSMLSLVRQESPAVFMALGESQIMLGESLKDSDDKEQLKDLAVQAFQRVLELDPKNEQARRYLDQLKSKDQPKASPK
- a CDS encoding carboxypeptidase regulatory-like domain-containing protein, which produces MINGRFIISISGLAVMLLAPWAFGPAARADQNSGTLKGEVLINAAPAAGAVVYLQPQGNRPSEPAPREVTIIQEQLRFKPSFSVVPAGTTVRFENRDDEIHNIYSKSGANRFDTGAHLPGTAKKVTLKEPGAVPLRCRTHQNMRGLIFVSPSPYFSVTDDRGEFEIRNVPVGSYRIEAWHPRLTAEESARGAQVLKVDAGPKVLQLRFDAKAPSGTDLTETAGQDWTSVVEQIHAELERAISLWKKGNRTAATSTVMSAMSKLYGESGLREKIAQTIGPDRALEQERRLDSIRKQVQGVGGTEPVTEEALQRESGLLIDGLTEDVKKITAP